From Syngnathus typhle isolate RoL2023-S1 ecotype Sweden linkage group LG13, RoL_Styp_1.0, whole genome shotgun sequence, a single genomic window includes:
- the LOC133166182 gene encoding organic cation/carnitine transporter 2-like isoform X2, translated as MSCEDYQHLDRVVDILGEYGRYQILIMVLLSLTVIPCGYLGVLPIFIADTPAYQCRNWLKSMPCDGNFSSCYPSKVDANWSEAVEPCNGTDRCVDGWIFSNESYTIVSEWELVCENAWKVPISTSMYFMGVLLGSLIFGQLSDRYGRKPVLFLTILLQSVTALIQSASVNWVMFCVLNCMRGLGLVACFTTSCIIGSEMMGKSARLSLNLLGQCVATSIGLALLGMLAYFIRGWRMLLVATAIPSFFFLPFWWVIPESPRWLLSRGRVKEAEKVLCRAAKMNRIHPSLIMFKVDNDPPLLQHSSKDKQTFAFMDLIRTTNLRNITCLGCFIWFVSSMVFFGLTLSTGNLKGNIYLNNFISAATETGAYIFTWLLINRVSRPTLIFVSLMFTGMTLLVIKLVPEDMYAIIQVLVFSGRFGSSIAYGSKYLFFSELYPTVVRNTGLGVVATAGRIGAIICPYVIYIGDYNKILPFLIFGSLSVIAALLSLLLPDTRNSKLPDLINEAKPSRCCFPCMQASDSKD; from the exons ATGTCGTGTGAGGATTATCAACACTTGGACAGGGTCGTGGATATTCTGGGAGAATATGGCCGCTACCAAATTCTTATTATGGTTTTGCTAAGTTTAACGGTAATACCGTGCGGCTACTTGGGAGTACTGCCCATCTTCATCGCGGACACGCCGGCTTATCAATGCAGGAATTGGTTGAAGTCCATGCCTTGCGACGGGAATTTTTCCAGCTGTTATCCGTCCAAAGTGGATGCGAACTGGAGCGAGGCGGTCGAACCGTGCAACGGCACAGATCGAtgcgtggatggatggatcttcaGTAATGAGAGCTATACTATAGTTTCGGAG TGGGAGCTGGTTTGCGAAAATGCATGGAAGGTGCCCATCTCTACTTCGATGTACTTTATGGGAGTCCTGTTGGGATCCCTCATCTTTGGTCAACTCTCAGACCG GTATGGCAGAAAGCCTGTGCTTTTTCTTACCATTTTGCTGCAGTCGGTCACCGCGCTGATCCAGTCCGCCTCCGTCAACTGGGTCATGTTCTGTGTTCTTAACTGCATGAGAGGACTGGGACTGGTGGCCTGCTTTACTACATCATGTATTATCG GGTCGGAAATGATGGGTAAATCTGCCAGATTGAGTTTGAATCTGCTGGGCCAGTGTGTGGCGACGAGCATCGGTCTTGCCCTGCTGGGAATGCTTGCCTACTTCATACGAGGTTGGAGGATGCTGCTCGTTGCTACCGCTATCCCAAgcttcttcttccttcctttttggTG GGTGATTCCCGAGTCTCCTCGCTGGCTTTTGTCGAGAGGACGTGTGAAGGAGGCTGAAAAGGTTTTGTGCCGAGCTGCCAAGATGAACCGAATCCACCCGTCTTTGATCATGTTCAAGGTTGACAATGACCCGCCATTATTG CAACACTCGAGTAAAGATAAACAAACGTTTGCATTTATGGACCTGATACGCACCACTAACTTGAGGAACATTACATGTCTTGGTTGTTTCATATG GTTTGTAAGCTCCATGGTGTTTTTCGGACTCACTCTCAGTACGGGTAACCTGAAAGGGAATATTTACCTCAATAACTTCATTTCAGCAGCCACTGAGACAGGAGCATACATTTTCACGTGGCTCTTGATTAATCGAGTGTCACGGCCCACACTTATTTTTGTCTCACTGATGTTCACAGGAATGACACTCCTTGTGATTAAGCTTGTCCCGGAGG ACATGTATGCCATAATCCAAGTGTTGGTTTTCTCGGGAAGGTTTGGTTCTTCTATCGCTTACGGttctaaatatttgtttttctctgAGCTGTACCCCACGGTGGTCAGGAACACAGGTCTGGGTGTTGTGGCCACAGCTGGACGCATAGGCGCCATTATCTGTCCTTATGTCATCTACATAG gggATTACAATAAGATTCTCCCTTTTCTTATTTTTGGTTCTTTAAGCGTCATTGCAgctcttttgagtttgttgctgCCAGACACGAGGAATAGCAAATTGCCTGACCTGATCAATGAAGCTAAACCCAGTCGATG CTGTTTCCCTTGCATGCAAGCAAGCGACAGCAAAGACTAA
- the LOC133166182 gene encoding solute carrier family 22 member 4-like isoform X1 yields MSCEDYQHLDRVVDILGEYGRYQILIMVLLSLTVIPCGYLGVLPIFIADTPAYQCRNWLKSMPCDGNFSSCYPSKVDANWSEAVEPCNGTDRCVDGWIFSNESYTIVSEWELVCENAWKVPISTSMYFMGVLLGSLIFGQLSDRYGRKPVLFLTILLQSVTALIQSASVNWVMFCVLNCMRGLGLVACFTTSCIIGSEMMGKSARLSLNLLGQCVATSIGLALLGMLAYFIRGWRMLLVATAIPSFFFLPFWWVIPESPRWLLSRGRVKEAEKVLCRAAKMNRIHPSLIMFKVDNDPPLLQHSSKDKQTFAFMDLIRTTNLRNITCLGCFIWFVSSMVFFGLTLSTGNLKGNIYLNNFISAATETGAYIFTWLLINRVSRPTLIFVSLMFTGMTLLVIKLVPEDMYAIIQVLVFSGRFGSSIAYGSKYLFFSELYPTVVRNTGLGVVATAGRIGAIICPYVIYIGDYNKILPFLIFGSLSVIAALLSLLLPDTRNSKLPDLINEAKPSRWYVAACLICFLYVNHA; encoded by the exons ATGTCGTGTGAGGATTATCAACACTTGGACAGGGTCGTGGATATTCTGGGAGAATATGGCCGCTACCAAATTCTTATTATGGTTTTGCTAAGTTTAACGGTAATACCGTGCGGCTACTTGGGAGTACTGCCCATCTTCATCGCGGACACGCCGGCTTATCAATGCAGGAATTGGTTGAAGTCCATGCCTTGCGACGGGAATTTTTCCAGCTGTTATCCGTCCAAAGTGGATGCGAACTGGAGCGAGGCGGTCGAACCGTGCAACGGCACAGATCGAtgcgtggatggatggatcttcaGTAATGAGAGCTATACTATAGTTTCGGAG TGGGAGCTGGTTTGCGAAAATGCATGGAAGGTGCCCATCTCTACTTCGATGTACTTTATGGGAGTCCTGTTGGGATCCCTCATCTTTGGTCAACTCTCAGACCG GTATGGCAGAAAGCCTGTGCTTTTTCTTACCATTTTGCTGCAGTCGGTCACCGCGCTGATCCAGTCCGCCTCCGTCAACTGGGTCATGTTCTGTGTTCTTAACTGCATGAGAGGACTGGGACTGGTGGCCTGCTTTACTACATCATGTATTATCG GGTCGGAAATGATGGGTAAATCTGCCAGATTGAGTTTGAATCTGCTGGGCCAGTGTGTGGCGACGAGCATCGGTCTTGCCCTGCTGGGAATGCTTGCCTACTTCATACGAGGTTGGAGGATGCTGCTCGTTGCTACCGCTATCCCAAgcttcttcttccttcctttttggTG GGTGATTCCCGAGTCTCCTCGCTGGCTTTTGTCGAGAGGACGTGTGAAGGAGGCTGAAAAGGTTTTGTGCCGAGCTGCCAAGATGAACCGAATCCACCCGTCTTTGATCATGTTCAAGGTTGACAATGACCCGCCATTATTG CAACACTCGAGTAAAGATAAACAAACGTTTGCATTTATGGACCTGATACGCACCACTAACTTGAGGAACATTACATGTCTTGGTTGTTTCATATG GTTTGTAAGCTCCATGGTGTTTTTCGGACTCACTCTCAGTACGGGTAACCTGAAAGGGAATATTTACCTCAATAACTTCATTTCAGCAGCCACTGAGACAGGAGCATACATTTTCACGTGGCTCTTGATTAATCGAGTGTCACGGCCCACACTTATTTTTGTCTCACTGATGTTCACAGGAATGACACTCCTTGTGATTAAGCTTGTCCCGGAGG ACATGTATGCCATAATCCAAGTGTTGGTTTTCTCGGGAAGGTTTGGTTCTTCTATCGCTTACGGttctaaatatttgtttttctctgAGCTGTACCCCACGGTGGTCAGGAACACAGGTCTGGGTGTTGTGGCCACAGCTGGACGCATAGGCGCCATTATCTGTCCTTATGTCATCTACATAG gggATTACAATAAGATTCTCCCTTTTCTTATTTTTGGTTCTTTAAGCGTCATTGCAgctcttttgagtttgttgctgCCAGACACGAGGAATAGCAAATTGCCTGACCTGATCAATGAAGCTAAACCCAGTCGATGGTATGTTGCTGCTTGTCTCATATGTTTTTTATATGTGAATCATGCTTAA